Proteins encoded within one genomic window of Besnoitia besnoiti strain Bb-Ger1 chromosome II, whole genome shotgun sequence:
- a CDS encoding putative endoplasmic reticulum oxidoreductin (encoded by transcript BESB_041170), with protein sequence MYTKARPFLPSLLHLWELQLPAEDFPECLDFPTTSQLSEDARIVRPILHRLKQRTFFRIFKLSLLADTCADPRLNSLLRDNAGKCSEPQRCGLCQCSDDEIPQTWLQKPDEEFVDRRHAASFTRWTQDQSSRQPDDPFSMFKTPKRLQADDPVFQSAGSKGPGVYVDLLLNPPCFTKYEGGVVWRLLYEQVPIHPRTGNARVSAGGSASQDVTASFLDDLTAVQPGRALGDWVCSNNANLQRLLSGMQANIAALAAENFNAVADPPPPPSLPMTTPFPSRSNGDGGNGAPAPPVFSSNMDFFRARLALHPLRVQNLYFTFGILLRAACGLSDILQECSCETGNSREDLSTRAELLHMLNVTTSSLAACSAEFMKKPFFESSNLQFLQSTEGIDSILRCVPCEKCRLHGKIKLTALHIAARMLSSSGAMPSLERNQVTALINALYYFAESIRVVEHMQDRIFLHNICVYACLVATVLLLVLLVVYFVWSTKTRARRKHHQKVMLEVKFRSTSIKKRAKSA encoded by the exons ATGTCTGGACTTCCCGACAACGAGCCAGCTGTCCGAGGACGCACGGATTGTCCGACCCATCCTTCACCGCCTGAAGCAGCGGACGTTCTTCCGCATTTTTAAGCTGTCTCTGCTGGCAGACACTTGTGCAGATCCACGACTGAATAGTTTGCTGCGAGACAATGCCG GCAAATGCTCGGAGCCCCAGCGGTGTGGCCTCTGTCAGTGTTCTGATGACGAAATCCCCCAGACGTGGTTACAAAAACCAGACGAAGAGTTCGTGGATAGACGTCACGCCG CGTCTTTCACTCGGTGGACACAAGACCAATCGAGCAGGCAACCGGATGATCCATTCTCAATGTTCAAAACACCTAAACGGCTGCAAGCGGACGACCCCGTCTTTCAAAGCGCGGGCAGCAAGGGACCCGGTGTGTACGTCGACCTCCTTCTGAATCCTCCGTGTTTCACGAAGTATGAGGGTGGAGTCGTATGGCGCCTCTTGTACGAACAGGTGCCGATACATCCCAGGACAGGCAATGCGAGGGTTTCAGCAGGCGGTAGCGCATCCCAGGACGTGACTGCCTCGTTTCTAGATGACCTGACCGCTGTTCAGCCAGGACGCGCTCTCGGAGATTGGGTTTGTTCGAACAACGCAAACCTTCAGCGACTTCTATCCGGCATGCAAGCCAATATTGCTGCTCTTGCAGCAGAAAACTTCAACGCCGTCGCAGATCCACCGCCCCCGCCATCGTTGCCCATGACTACGCCTTTCCCTTCCCGCTCGAACGGCGATGGAGGCAATGGTGCACCCGCGCCTCCTGTGTTCAGTTCCAACATGGATTTTTTCCGCGCACGTCTGGCTCTTCATCCCCTTCGTGTCCAAAACTTATACTTCACTTTCGGAattctgctgcgcgccgcatgTGGCCTCAGTGATATCCTGCAGGAATGTTCATGTGAAACTGGAAACAGCCGCGAGGACCTTTCGACTCGGGCAGAGCTGCTTCACATGTTGAACGTGACGACGTCGTCGTTAGCTGCATGCTCCGCAGAGTTCATGAAGAAACCTTTTTTCGAGAGCTCCAA CTTGCAGTTCCTGCAGTCCACCGAGGGTATCGACAGCATCTTGCGATGCGTACCGTGCGAGAAGTGCCGTCTTCATGGGAAGATAAAACTGACCGCATTACACATTGCCGCTAGA ATGCTGTCGTCATCGGGGGCGATGCCGTCGCTTGAACGTAATCAGGTCACTGCGCTCATTAACGCGTTATATTACTTCGCAGAGTCCATCAGGGTGGTGGAGCACATGCAAGACCGGATATTCCTGCATAACATTTGCGTGTACGCCTGCCTGGTCGCGACTGTTTTGCTACTTGTCTTGCTCGTTGTTTACTTTGTATGGAGCACAAAGACGCGTGCGAGGAGAAAGCACCACCAGAAGGTCATGCTGGAGGTGAAATTTCGAAGTACTTCTATAAAGAAGAGAGCAAAGTCAGCCTAA
- a CDS encoding hypothetical protein (encoded by transcript BESB_041160) codes for MGESLKSDDSASRKDDLDFRKAIVSIEENLKQQVRDNVAANHQKFALATGSMTADAGESGEITNETLKEKHASTEMKRALAAQARQNIDEERNRHTQKMMELEGKVHERLKEVQKREHEVFAAEHMLERELETGETTLSNVQWHAAKEEQRHGTLTGILGRTEDTLKSKYKSKIPPHPYSFVEGAQTHENGSPLVFLSRRHQAR; via the coding sequence ATGGGTGAGTCGCTCAAAAGCGATGATTCGGCAAGTCGAAAGGATGACCTTGATTTTAGAAAAGCAATAGTTTCTATCGAGGAAAATCTCAAGCAGCAAGTACGAGACAACGTGGCGGCCAACCACCAGAAGTTTGCGTTGGCGACTGGCTCGATGACCGCTGACGCCGGCGAGTCTGGTGAAATTACTAATGAGACGCTAAAGGAGAAACATGCATCTACGGAAATGAAGAGAGCTCTGGCTGCACAAGCACGACAGAATATAGACGAGGAACGAAACCGTCACACGCAGAAAATGATGGAACTGGAAGGCAAAGTTCACGAACGGCTGAAGGAAGTACAGAAAAGAGAGCACGAAGTGTTTGCGGCGGAGCACATGCTTGAACGAGAACTGGAAACGGGGGAAACAACATTGTCCAACGTGCAGTGGCACGCCGCCAAAGAAGAACAGCGCCACGGGACTTTGACGGGGATTCTCGGTCGCACGGAAGACACCCTCAAGTCGAAGTACAAGTCAAAAATTCCTCCTCACCCGTATTCATTTGTGGAGGGAGCTCAAACACATGAAAATGGCTCGCCACTCGTCTTTCTAAGTCGTAGACATCAAGCACGCTAG
- a CDS encoding ADP/ATP translocase (encoded by transcript BESB_041150), with translation MATSTSSAPSSSAGLKSQSKSFLQDFLMGGIAGGISKTVVAPIERVKLLLQLQDASTQIGHQAGQLKKYDGLTDCFVRVYREQGVLSFWRGNWANVVRYFPTQALNFACKEKYQKMFVKDDPKKNFWKFFAQMLAAGGAAGATSLAFVYPLDFARTRLGADVGKVEAERQFTGLNDCIRKIYKGSGIPGLYSGFLVSVAGIIVYRAAFFGLYDTAKAMLPAHEKTNRPLLRNFSIGLAVETAAGVIAYPLDTVRRRMMMQALRSDTLYKNTWDCTRRIATEEGITAYYKGCASNIVRGVGGAIVLVLYDEMKRFVVS, from the exons ATGGCGACAAGCACCTCTTCTGCCCCCTCCAGCTCTGCTGGTCTAAAGTCTCAGTCCAAGTCCTTCCTTCAGGACTTTCTTATGGGTGGAATCGCAGGAGGCATCTCCAAGACAGTCGTGGCGCCTATCGAGCGAGTAAagctccttctgcagctACAAGATGCAAGCACACAGATCGGCCACCAAGCGGGGCAACTGAAAAAATATGACGGGCTCACAGACTGCTTTGTACGAGTGTACCGGGAGCAAGGCGTCCTCTCCTTTTGGCGAG GCAACTGGGCAAACGTCGTCCGGTACTTTCCCACGCAAGCGCTGAATTTCGCCTGCAAGGAGAAGTACCAGAAAATGTTCGTCAAAGATGATCCAAAGAAGAACTTTTGGAAGTTCTTCGCGCAGATGCTCGCTGCGGGAGGTGCTGCGG GCGCCACTTCTCTGGCTTTTGTTTACCCCCTCGACTTCGCAAGGACTCGGCTGGGAGCCGATGTCGGCAAGGTGGAGGCTGAGCGGCAGTTCACCGGGCTGAACGATTGCATCCGGAAAATCTACAAAGGG TCTGGCATCCCGGGCTTGTATAGCGGCTTTCTCGTCTCAGTCGCGGGCATCATCGTCTATAGGGCTGCATTTTTCGGTCTCTACGACACGGCCAAAGCCATGCTGCCGGCCCACGAGAAGACAAACCGACCGCTGCTGCGGAACTTCTCCATCGGCCTGGCAGTGGAGACTGCTGCCGGCGTGATTGCGTACCCGCTCGACACCGTCAG GCGGCGCATGATGATGCAAGCGCTTCGCAGCGATACCTTGTACAAAAACACTTGGGACTGCACGCGCCGAATCGCC ACAGAGGAAGGTATAACGGCGTACTACAAGGGCTGTGCCAGCAACATTGTACGTGGTGTAGGCGGAGCGATTGTGCTTGTCCTCTACGATGAAATGAAGCGATTCGTCGTCTCGTAA